The following are encoded together in the Humulus lupulus chromosome 5, drHumLupu1.1, whole genome shotgun sequence genome:
- the LOC133834505 gene encoding serine/threonine-protein kinase STN8, chloroplastic, with amino-acid sequence MAMSLPSPSASTLKHNNPNPICTSSLTLRPPAIHNFCFFPNTNRLSFVKNNHNNSTVRCHAFFGDIPQHLQEVLHLDQISLFRSGYLQFERITEDLSETQKWGFVVFAGLTWIYLTARPGVLLGAIDFYLLAPLQLGFNSLIGRRNLKRADFVVGEKLGEGSFGVVYSGAVVPKNVTLEEKRGKAKTKKLDSRFKEKVILKMVKVGVKGAEECADFEEWFNYRLSRAAPETCAKFLGSFVSDKTNSQFTKGGKWLVWKFEGDQSLADYMKERNFPFNIESVMFGQVLQGVDSVKRSALIIKQIMRQIITSLKKIHDTGIVHRDVKPANLVVTKRGQIKLIDFGAATDLRIGKNYVPDRGLLDPDYCPPELYVMPEETPSPPPEPIAALLSPFLWQLNSPDLFDMYSAGIVLMQMAVPTLRSAAGLKNFNSELKTFNYDLIQWREYTRRLPDLTILDLDSGRGWDLATKLISERGGPLKRGRLSASAALRHPYFLLGGDQAAAVLSRLSFTKE; translated from the exons ATGGCCATGAGCCTACCATCTCCAAGCGCAAGCACACTCAAACATAATAACCCAAATCCCATTTGCACCTCTTCTCTAACTCTAAGACCACCCGCCATTCACAACTTTTGCTTCTTCCCAAACACAAACCGTCTCAGTTTCGTCAAGAATAATCACAACAACTCAACCGTAAGGTGCCATGCATTCTTTGGAGATATCCCTCAACATTTGCAGGAGGTTCTCCATTTGGACCAAATCTCTCTCTTCCGTTCTGGGTACTTGCAATTCGAGAGGATTACAGAGGACTTGTCCGAGACTCAGAAGTGGGGTTTTGTGGTTTTTGCTGGGCTCACTTGGATATACTTAACTGCAAGGCCTGGTGTACTTCTGGGTGCCATTGATTTTTACCTTCTTGCTCCTCTGCAACTGGGTTTCAATAGTTTGATTGGAAGGAGAAACTTGAAGAGGGCTGATTTTGTTGTGGGTGAGAAGTTGGGTGAAGGGTCCTTTGGGGTTGTTTATTCTGGTGCTGTTGTTCCTAAGAATGTGACTCTTGAAGAGAAGAGAGGAAAAGCCAAAACAAAGAAGTTGGATAGCAGGTTCAAGGAAAAAGTCATTCTCAAAATG GTCAAAGTTGGAGTCAAAGGGGCAGAAGAGTGTGCTGATTTTGAAGAATGGTTTAACTATAGACTGTCAAGAGCAGCTCCTGAAACATGTGCTAAGTTTCTTGGCAGTTTTGTGTCTGACAAAACCAATTCCCAGTTTACAAAGGGTGGGAAATGGCTTGTTTGGAAATTTGAG GGGGATCAAAGTCTTGCGGATTATATGAAAGAGAGAAACTTTCCATTCAACATAGAGTCTGTCATGTTTGGACAAGTTTTGCAAGGAGTGGACTCAGTAAAACGTAGTGCATTGATAATCAAGCAAATCATGCGCCAGATTATAACTTCGCTAAAGAAAATCCATGACACGGGCATTGTTCATCGCGATGTTAAGCCAGCTAACTTAGTGGTAACGAAACGAGGACAGATCAAGCTCATAGATTTTGGTGCAGCAACAGACCTTAGGATAGGCAAAAACTATGTACCTGACCGTGGCCTGCTTGATCCTGATTATTGTCCTCCTGAGTTATATGTCATGCCAGAGGAGACACCAAGTCCTCCTCCTGAACCAATTGCAGCCTTactttctccttttctttggcAG CTGAATAGTCCTGATCTGTTTGATATGTACTCTGCTGGAATTGTACTCATGCAAATGGCAGTACCAACATTAAGGTCTGCTGCTGGCTTAAAGAATTTCAATTCAGAGCTAAAAACATTCAACTATGATTTGATCCAATGGAGAGAATACACGCGGCGATTGCCTGACTTAACAATTCTTGATCTTGATTCGGGTAGAGGTTGGGATCTAGCAACAAAGCTAATTTCAGAAAGGGGGGGACCCCTTAAAAGAGGACGGTTATCGGCTTCTGCGGCTTTGAGGCATCCTTATTTCTTGTTGGGTGGTGACCAAGCAGCTGCGGTTCTTTCAAGGCTAAGCTTTACCAAAGAATGA